CGAAGACGATGCCCACGGCGACGGCGATGTAGGAGAGGATCAGGTGCCAGCGCGGCCCGAGCGCGGCCCGGGTCACGTGGCCGCCGTCGAGCATGCTCGCCGGCAGCAGGTTGAGCGCGGTGACGAGGAGTCCCACCCATCCCGCGAACGCCATCGGATGAATGATCACGTCCGCGTTCGCCGCCGGGTGCAGGAGCCGTCCGATCAGCAGATCCACGAGCAGCGGCGTCGGCACAGCGACCAGTGCGCAACCCCGCGCGACGATCGCCGCGTGCGGGATCACGAGGGAGTGCAGGACGCCGTAAAACAAAATCGGAATCGCCACGACGAAGCCGGCCAGCGGCCCGCTCGCCCCCAGCTCGATCAGCGCGTCGCGGTTCGGCGCCGGCGTGCGCGTAAAGATCACCGCGCCGAGCGTCCCGATCGCGAGCCCCGGGAGCGGCGGCATCGGGATGAAATACGGCAGACTCGCGTCGATGCCTCGCCAGATCGACACCACCTTGTGCCCCATCTCGTGACAGAACAGAATCGCCATCAGCGAGAGCGCAAACGCGATCCCGCCCGGCACCGGCGCGAGCAGGCCCGGCACGCAGGCGCCGCGCGCGTCGAGGTACCCGGCCACGAACGTCGTGGCCAGCGTTGCGATAAACAGCAACACGGGCCAGCGCCAGGCGGTCGGCGCCGCGGGCGGACTCGAGGCGAGCAGAATCACCGTCTCGCCCTGGTGCCGCCGCATCATCGGCAGCACGCCGAGGCCGCGCAGGCGCTCGCGGAGCTCCAAAAACCGGGCCTTGTCGT
This DNA window, taken from bacterium, encodes the following:
- a CDS encoding site-2 protease family protein, translated to MVVSPEHFAAARAAVEASFPVQEVWFQNGRPAFTIVPGPDDKARFLELRERLRGLGVLPMMRRHQGETVILLASSPPAAPTAWRWPVLLFIATLATTFVAGYLDARGACVPGLLAPVPGGIAFALSLMAILFCHEMGHKVVSIWRGIDASLPYFIPMPPLPGLAIGTLGAVIFTRTPAPNRDALIELGASGPLAGFVVAIPILFYGVLHSLVIPHAAIVARGCALVAVPTPLLVDLLIGRLLHPAANADVIIHPMAFAGWVGLLVTALNLLPASMLDGGHVTRAALGPRWHLILSYIAVAVGIVFGYWLMSVLVLFMIRRGHPGPLDDCSAVSPAHIAVAVSLIPVFVLSAVRLGLF